The Prionailurus viverrinus isolate Anna chromosome B2, UM_Priviv_1.0, whole genome shotgun sequence genome contains the following window.
CAGAATTCATCAAGCTGcacacttaagatttgtgcacCTGAGTGTATGCATGTTATCTTGAATCACAAGGTTTTTTTAAGTTGCACAGACTTTTACAAACATGAGAGTAGAATGTATGagaatagaaattatttatttctatttttattatttaaaatttattttaaataattattatttaaaatagaattatttttaatagaattatttaaaatagaaactataatTCCAATTCTGGGTAtctatctgaaaaaaatgaaaacgttAACCTCAggggcactggctggctcagtcagtgaagcatgcgacacttgatctcggggttgtgagttcgagccccacattgggtatagaaattacttaaaaataaaatcttgaagaagaaaaaaagaaaacattaaatcaaaaagatacatgcatccctgtgttcattgtagcattatttacaaaagtcaAGACATGGTAACtacttaagtgtccattgataggtgaatggataaagaaactttggtacatacacacacatacgcacatgcacgtgcacacacatacgcacatgcacgtgcacacacacacacacacacacactggaatattattcatctctATAAAaagatatcttgccatttgcaaaaatgtgggtGGATCTtgagtacattatgctaagtgaaataataaagacaaataccatatgatctcacttacatgtggaatctaaaaacaaaccaaagaaagtTGTGGTTGCCAGGACAGGTGTGGCAGATGGGCAGAATGGGTGACAGTGGCCaaaagtcctggggatgtaatacACAGCAtcatgactatagttaataatgctgtattgaaagttgctaagagaataaatcttaaaagtttcttatcacaagaaaaaaaattctgtacctAGGTAtagtgatagatgttaactagatgCATGGTGGGgctcattttgcaatatatgcaaataGCAAATCGTTATGTTGTATCCGAAAACTAATGTTGCATgtaaactatacctcaataataaacataaataatagaAACTGTTTTCAACATTCATTGAAATGATAATTTCAGTGTTTAGCTTCTAAATGTCCATGTTTAATCTCCAACTCATTCTTGTCCCTTGGCCTCCAGATCCCCCCAAACTGTAGCCAACTGTCTGTCCTTCTAAAAAGACTTCATACCTGATAAGCAAACACAGATTCtgcaaatgttctttttcttcttgttttttacCCAAATGATAACGTCCTGTCTTgcacctttcttttttcccttagcaGTATCTTAGAGATTTTTTATATCTATCAATAGAGAGTATTCTCCAGGTTTTTGATGAGCTACACGGTATTGCCGTTGCACAGATGGTCCTGGGGCACTAGTCAGTTCCCTACTGATAGATGTTTAGGGCTTTCCCAATCTCCTGTTAATTTAAACATTGTGCATATTGTGGCTATATCTAGAGGGTAAATTCCTAGAGGGGGCATCCCTGCATCAAAGTGTGGATCCATCTGTGACCGCCCTAGACCCCTGCCATATTTCTCCCTGGCGTTTGTAGAATCATACCCCTAACAGACATGCACAAGAGAACGTACCCTTCATGCTGTACCCACACGGGTTCGATTTTTGATCTTTGCCAACCTGAGAGATGAAAAATAGTGTCTCAGGGTTGTCTCAATTGCCATTTCTCTCATTACGAATGAAGTTGAGTATCTTCTGATATGTCGAAGAGCCATTCGTGGCTCCTTTTCTGTGAACTGTTGATCAGTATGATTAGGACTTTAGGAAGGTTCTGTACAATGTAGCCTCCTTGGTTCCAGAAAAGTCCTCACCTGGGTTATGGTGACCATATTTCCAATGGTCTGCAGTCCCTGACCTCTACTTCCTAGACAGGACCCCAGCCGAGAGAATGGGTGGTCCTGGGTGCACAGGACACCTGAACGTACTCCCAGCTCATCCCTCTGGACAAGGTccttaccctctctgggcctcactcaggtccctcatctgtaaaatggagttgaCATGAGGATCATATGAAGGGATGTGTGTAAAAGGTCTTAGAAAAGTGGCTGGCGCATAATAAGTGCACAGTGAATGTGAACTCATGGCTGAGGCTGGGCAGGGTGGAGGAATGAGAGCCTTCACATGTGCTCCATGTGCCCTCAAGCAACAGCTGTGGCAATGGAACAGACCATTCACCACCACTGGGCAATAGTCACTTGTGATCGGGTGGCAGGGTCTCTGCCAACTGTGAGGAAGAGGCTCTGAGAGCCTTCTGTGAGGATAGCAACCATGTCTGTGAGGGCAGAGCTCACCCCTGGCCTGAGGCCGTATCAGACATTTGTCACTGGCTGAAGTGGTTGCTACGGAAGTACTTACTTGAGCCCAACTGAGTGCACCAAGAGCACGGTGGGAGCAGAaacctctctgctctccccctgcaGCCCGTAGCTCAGCACCTGACAGCGGGGCCCGAGGTGGTCCCGGGTGGGAGGACTGAAGCAGAAGGGCTGTCAGTTTGGGTCTCCTGCCCCCCTCTTGAGGGGCCAGTAGTCCCTGGACACCTCAGCAGACAGTAGTCTCCCACCGATGACCAGCCCCAGCAGGCCTCTCTGAGGCTGGGGTCTCTGAGCTCAGATGCTCTTCGTCCCTCTGCCTGACCTGCAGGCTGTCCCTTGGGCCTGCTCCCAGCAGCACAACATCCCACCTGGGCCATTCCCAATGTCCCCATGAGAGGAGTGGGTATAGTGGGAGGAGCCAGCCTTTGAGTCGCAAATCTACATTTCTGATCTGTGGGACTTCATCCTCTGGACCTGTGTGAGGTGGGGATAACTACAGCCCCCTCTCGGCAGCTGTGGGAAGCTTTAAATGAGGCAGTGTGAGGAATGTGCTTGACACAGGCTCTCAGAGAAGGCCCCACGCAGAGCCACCTGGGCAGGACCTTGCAATCCACCAGATTGTTCTATGGAGGCAGATTGTTCTATGGTGCCCTGAGCAGGGCAGGGCGGGGCCTCACCCAAAGCCAAACAGGAAGTGGAAGACCAGCCCACAGCAATTGCCCACTCCTCCCATCAGAGTTTCTTCAGAGCCTCACAGGTCTCTCTCCTATGTGTTGGCTTTTCTATTTAAACTTTGTGAGAAACCGTGATTCCCTCCCTTGTTCGCTGTCCCAGAAGCCCTTTCCTGTCCACCATTCTCTCTCCTTATGCACTCTTAGGTGTCCCTAAGCTGGGATAAAGCCTACAGACTTGCCCCATACATAGTACATGTGTATCTGAAGTGAAGGCCAGGCCTGCAGTTGTGTGGGCTGAGGCCAGGAGAGGGTCTGAGCTACCCTCACTCTGCAGGCTGGCCTTCTGGAGACCACTTATCTTCCCACCTCACCTCACTCACTCCCCCAAATGGGGAAGCCACCTTGCTAGTCTCCTTAAGGCAAAGCCgtgtctcccccccccaaccaacccccccacccccacccctcacagaCTGGGGATTCCTGAGGTCAGGGCTTGTCTTCCCTCAGACTgaggctccctgaggacagggttGTCTCCCGCCTGAGACTGGGGCTCcgtgagggcagggctgtgtctcctgTTTGTGTCCTCCCTCAATACCTACAATAGTTTATATCCAAAACAGGTCCTACCTTAATCAAGACCCTTACAAACCCTGGTGAGCCCTGAGCAGAGCAAGATTTGTAGCCTGGGAAATACTCTGATATAAATAGCCAGCTCACCACCTAAGGAGCTTTGTCTTAAGAGGGTGAGTGGGGCCTTAATCTGTGGTTAGAACCAGGACAAGCACTGAGTAAACAAGGTGATTCTTCTATGGGAGAGGGAGGGCTATTTCTAGAATTGCAGGACTCCAACAGATCTCAGGCTGGGGGTCTGGGGAAGCCACAACCTCCATGAAGCCAGGCCTGCCTCCCCCATGCTAACTTGGGTCTTCtcctcagggagccccagccTGAGGAGAAGACACACCCCTGCCTCAGGGAGCCCCCAGTCTGAGGGGAGACACAGCCTTGCCCGTGGAGAGCCTCAAGCTGAGGGGAGACACAGTCCAGCCCTCAGGGAGCTCCTAGCCAAGGTCTAGTCTTCTTGAGATGTCTATAAATTGTTCAGGAAGAGTGAAAGGAGCCTGTAGCCTGTAGGTTCCCTGGGTGGGATGAAAAAGTGAGAGGGCTTGGTGCCAGCTTCTCCCTCAGGCTGAGGGCTCGAGGCCAAGCCCTCCTGGCTGACGGTTTCTGGTGCCAAGAGACACTAAAGCTCTGCTTATCCAGAAAACAATGGGGACCTTGAAAGGAATTGTCTGAAGACTTCATGTCCCTCCTCATGTGATGCAGTAAGATATACACAGGGCACCCTAGGAAGTGTTCTTGCCAAAACCAAACCTGAATCCAAGCACACCTCAGCCCTGACTATTGGCTTATGGGGGAAACACAGGGGACTGAAGAACAAGTTAGATGACACCACTTGGCTGCAACTGCTCAGTCCAGAATGTGAGGAACGAACTCTTCAGAACAAGTGGCCCAGTTCCTCCAGTACTCACATGGCTGGACAGTAACCGTTacagagaaaaggagatgaaAGAGATCAGAGAACCAAATGCAAAGTGTGGACTTGGTTTGGATCCTGGTTTGAACAAATCAACTGTGAAAGATACTTTGAAACAGTAAGAGAAAATTGAACAGACCAGATATTAGATGAGATTGCTGCTGGTTTTGTTGGGCATGATTACTATTGTGCTTatagcaaacaaaaacaaaaaaagcaaaaaacaagcaaaccctCTGTACCTGTTAGAAATGCCTCCTAAAGTATTTATAGGTGAAAGGAAATGAAGGTCGGGATTTGCTTTAAGATACTCagagggtaggggcgcctggagggctcaatcggttgggcgtctgacttcgactcaagtcatgatctcacggttcatgagtttgagccccgtatcgggctctgtgctgacagctcagagcctggagcctgcttgggattctgtgtctctgtctctctctgctcctcctctgttcatgctccgtctctctctctctctctctgtctctctctctctgtctctctcaaaaagtaaacatttaaggggcacctgggtggctcagtcggttaagcatctgacttcagctcgggtcatgatctcatggctcatgagttcgagtcccacgtcaggctctgtgctgacagctcggagcctagagcctgcttcggattctgtgtctccctcactctgcccctcctctgctctctctctctctctctctgtgtctctcaaaaataaataaacattacaaaaataaagtaaacatttaaaaaaataaatcagtaataattaaaaaaaaagatagaggggATAATTTGTCTTTGGAAGGGGGATATAGATGAAACAAGAAAGCGAAAATGTGCATATTTGTTGAAGCTAGGAAAGGTGTACATGGAaattcaggataatctctccaCTTTTGTGAATGCTTGAAAGTTTCCATGACAAAAGTTGAGatgcaataaaatgaaagaagcgCTGTCTGAGAACTCCAAACCTGTGTCTCGTTAACTTGCTCTGAAGAAGATTCAGTCGCTGAGGGAGGCCGCATCCCTGGACTCTGCTCCTCCCTCCGAGGGCCTCCCCCAGTTATAACGgagcatctccccacccccagaagcaCCAGGCCGGAGCCGGTGAGAAAGTAAACACAGAaggcagagcagagcccagcCTCGCATGCCCAAGGCCGTGGGAAGCCTGGGCGGGATCTCTGGTTCCTATGCGGCTAGCTCGTGATTTTCTGAGACCCTGGCACAGAAGCACTGGAATCTAGTCATGATCCACAGAAGTTTCTCAAGCATCTCTGCCCACACCTTCCAGTGTCCCTCTGGAGGAAGACAGCATGGAGGACAAGAAGGGATGAGAGGGGACAATGAGGCACCACTCCCAAAGTGGCCTGGAGAATTCGAAGTTTCGGTCAGTTAGGGCATAGATTCATTTAACAAGGAAACTGTACAAGGTGACTTTAACATCGCTGCAAAGCAGCACAGCAGAGTGGGAGGAACAGAATTAGAACCTGGCACTCCATACAGTGGGAGATTCTTTGtcatggaaaggaaggaagttctAACAAATGTGGCAACCTGGTTGAACTTGGAAAACGTTATACCAAGTCAAAGAAGCCAAGcctggggccgcctgggtggctcagtcggtgaagcttctgacttcggcttaggtcatgatctgacagttcgtgggttcaagccccatgtcaggatctgtgctgatggctgagtttggagtctgctttggattctctctccctctctctctgcctctctctctttcaaaaataaacattaaaaaaaattttttttaaggccaaGCCCAAAAGACCAATATTCTATGATTTCATTCAAATGAGATGTCCAGGAGAGGGAGGTCTATAGAGACAGACAGGAGATTATAGAGCAGGGCCGTGGAAGCTAAGGAGTGAAAGCTGGAAGGTACAGGGTTTCCCTGCCATGTGATGAGCACATTTTAAAGTGGACTGTGGCATTGACTAGTGGCACAACTCTGTGAAGAGGCCAAAAACCATTGAATCATCCACTTTAAATGAGTGAGTTGTAAGGAATGTGCATATCTCAATAAGGCTAGTTTGTAAAAGTGTACCCCCCCCCACCGCTTCCTGCCGTGAGATCTAACCTGAGGCTCAGATCTTTTATCTATCAAATAGAGATAATACCTGCAAAAATTACAAACGCCCCAGAGAGGGATTTTGTGCAGAATAAATGTGGGACCTGGCAATATAGTGATAGGGGGCAGAATAGGGGGGTGGGAGATGGCCACTGGGCTTTTTGAACCTGGGAACActggaggggtgaggggtggggagattGTCAATTCTTATAAAAAGCCTTCAATTGATATTGTTTAGATCAGGAGCCTTCAGGAAACAGCCCTTGATCTTAAAGATTCCCTTGAGAAGTCTCCAAACCAGCCACCCCTCCATGCTTGTCGGGACCACAAGCTCCGTGCTCAGTTTCCTGGGGGACCAGTAGTGGGGGGCATACCTAAGGAGGTCCTAGGGAGCCCTGTGGGCAGGAACCCAGCCCTGCTCTCAGGAGCTGGACTGGAAATGTTCCCTGTAGCCCAGTCCAGCGAGGTGTACATGGTGTGAAATGGGAAGAGATACCCCACAGCCTGCAGGAAAGACCAGAAGTCATGGGCACTAGGCACTGCCCACGCGCAGGACCAGTGTCACTGGAGGATCTCGGTGCATTTTCTGCAGACTTCCCATCCTCTGGCCAGCTCACTGCTCCTGGGATCGCCTCCCAGAGTCCTCAGGGTCAAccaggagactgaggcccacCCCAGCCTCTTTGTTGGCCTCTCTGAACTTGGTggtgaaaggaaaaagagaaaaagatgaagcattccttttaaaaaatcttggtggaaggggtgcctgggttgctcagttggttgagcgaccaacttcagctcaggtcatgatctcgcgatttgtgggttcgagccccgcatcgggctctgtgctgacagctcagagcctggagcctgcttcagattctgtctccctctctttctctgcccctcccctgctcatgctctctctccctctcaaaaaaaaataaacattaaaaaaaaaaaatcttggtggAAGATGACCCAACTCCCTCAACCTGCCCTCCTGCtaggccccacccctgcttctctTTGCTTCTGCTGCTCCTGGATCCTCGCCCTGAGGGTGCTGCTGAGAAAAGCCAGAAAAAGGTAAATGCTTACCACTTCTCAATGCCTGgcctctcaaaaaaagaaataaatacactttatatGGTTCAGGGGAGGATTTGGGGAGTCAGCTTTGTCCGGTAAACTTAATAATCCTCCTAAGTAAAGCAGTGAAGATAAGAACAGGAAACAATTTGAGCGtccagggaaagggagggaaaaagtgCCTCTCCACGTTGtctcattcatttcttcctttcttcttcccaccaACAGATAAAGGTTGTGCCAGCGCTGGCCCTCAGGCAGATCCAGCCCCATGAAGCTTTCTAGACACAGCCCCGAGGAGCCTGCCCTCGCTTACAGGTGTTGCCCACTGTCATTAATGTGCGAGTTTGTGGGACACAGTGAGGTGGTCCTCTCTCTGCAACAGTGACCCTATCAGGCTGTATCCCTCAGCAGCACAGGAGTGTAACTGTAGGTGAGGCATTTCAGGTCTACCATTGTGTCTTGAGACCAGCTTTGTGGCAAGTTAAAACCAAGATACAGTTTCTTCCCGGAAGCTTAGCCTAAGGgaagtaagagagagacagaggagcaaAAGCCTCAAAAGAAGCTTACACTGGTATTCTAATAGAAGCAAAGAAGAACAACCTAAGGGCCTCCCTGAGTATAATATGATGCACCAATTAAACATGATCATTTTAGACAAGTCCTGGATGACATCACTTGCATGTAAAATCTGAAAAGCCAAACATATAGAAACAGAGGCTAGCATGGCGGTcgctgagggcagggagagggaagggaagagactgGTCAAAggttacaaacttccagttttaaggTGAGTAAGTTGTGGGGATCTCATGTACGGCCTGGGGATCATATTTAACAATACCGTATTatgtaggaatgcaagctggtgcagccactctggaaaacaatatggaaaaaactaaaaatagaactaccctacgacccagcaattgcaccactaggcatttatccaagggatacaggtgtgctgtttcgaagggacacatgcaccccatgtttatagcagcactatcgacaatagccaaagtatggaaagggcccaaatgtccatcaacggatgaatggataaagaagatgtggttggtatatatatacaatggcgtattcctcggcaatcaaaaagaatgaaatcttgccatttacaaccacgtggatggaactggagggtatgatgctaagtgaaattagagaaagacaaaaatcatacgacttcactcatatgaggactttaagagataaaacagatgaacataagggaagggaaacaaaaagaatataaaaacagggagggggacaaaacagaagagatttataaatatggagaaaaaaacagagggttactggaggggttgtgggaggggggatgggctaaatgggtaaggagcactaaggaatctactcctgaaatcgttgttgaaCTAgatgccaactaacttggatgtgttttaaaaaataaaataaaataaaaaaacaatactgtattatgtaCTTGAAAGTCGCTAAGAGAGTGGACCTTGAATGTTCTCGCCGCAAGAAAGCAATGGCAATTATGTGCCGTAATGCAAGTCTTAGCTAATGGTAGGGTGGtaatataagtgtatcaaattaATGCCTTCTGCACCTTGACCGTACACaatgttatttgtcaattatatttaaacaaagctggggaggtggggggggcatAATTGTTTTGGACATTATGCAAATACTATATTACCAGATTACCAAATGGGGTGCTCAGTTGTATTTATACCATGGTTACAGTATTTATTATGTAAATGTTCATGTGACTGAACAGGAAGGTGGAAAAATgaaagccattttcttttttgtgggtgAGAACCTGGCTTGaattccttttcctgttttcGTTTCTCTTAATGTTGTCACCATATTTTCTTGTGTAACAGAGAAACTGTTCAGGTCACTGGAGTTAAGATAGTTTCACTCCAACAAGTTGGTATGaagcatggggggggggttgctttgggggtgggttgttttttttttttgcttttagtttgtaagattttatttttaagtaatctctgtactcaacatggggctcaaacttacaccctgagataaagagtctcatgctctgactgagccagccagctaccCTGCATGGAGGTGGTTCTGATCAAGCTTACGGTTTGACTGAAAATTTAGACCTGCCAACCACTGAGAGTAGAGCAACCTGGAGAATTTCTCTGCTCTGGGACAAAAGGAGATTTGGGGATTACGGAGAGATTCTGTAAGTCTCTCCAATGACAAATCGGTGCAGAAGGCAATCAAGGAAcatgacaggaaaaaaatgacagctcTTTCTTATTTGCTCACAAAGGCTGTTTGTACCTTcagcttctcctcctctcccacccccatccccaggaaTTCTGCTCATCCCTCCTGGGGCAGCTTGTGCAAATCATGCCACCTTGTGCCCTCCCTGCAGACCTGTCACCTCGGAAGGGCAGAGCCATTTATAAGCCTCTCCTTAATTAGGGATTTGTAACAGTAATCCTCACCCACGGAAAaaatagaatcccaagcaatgACCTTCAATCTGACTTCCCTTGCATGTGAGGTGCAGCTAAGCTAGCCATCTGGGCTTCGTGGGTGTTGTCCGGGCTCCGGCCATGCCCTGCTGTTAGTGTGTCCAGCACCCTGCATGCAAGTTCCTTTGGACTCGCCCGCCTTACTCAGGAAAGCCATTCGGACCCCTCGCCTCAGCCAGGGAAGGGGTTGAGCGGGATGGAAAGAAGAGGTAAAAGAAAAGCCAGTGTCTCAGGACCTGCTGCCCTTTCCCTAGAAAATGACCTGAGACCCACAATGGCGGGTCTCTTGGGAAGAACAGTGTGCCGAAGTGAGCCGCTATTACCTCCAGCACAAAGGATGAGTTTCTCTGTTCCTCACCAGTACCACCCTACATCACacttcaggattttatttttacacacaCCACAAATACTTTAGAAACTTTATCGCCTCACACTATCATGATTCAAGAAGTAAACACCAGCTGGCATTTAATAAGCACTTGCTGTATGCCAGACTCTTTAATAAGCACTTGCTGTATGCCTAGACAGAGCTAGGAGGTGACCTCCAAGATTATctattccaggggtgcctggccggctctgTTGGAGAAGCACGGGACTCttgatcgtgagtttgagccccaggttgggtatagagattactaaaaaaataaattaatttaaaaaattattccaatgccttcattttaaagatgggcaaggaatggggcgcctggttggctcagtcggttaggcgtccaacttcagctcgccgcatgatctcgcggtttgtgggttcaagccccacatcaggctctgtgctgagagctcagagcctggagcctgcttcggattccgtgtctccttctctctctgtcactccccctctcctgctttgtctctctgtctgtctctctctctcaaaagtaaataaacactaaaaaaaaatttttttttaaacgggcAAGCAAGAATCCAGAGTGGCAAGCCACTCACCCAAGATCACAAGCTAATTTACAGCCAAATTATACAGCCAAACCTACAGCCTAGACTTCCTGACTGCCCTGTCCTCTGCTCTTGCCACCACACCCAAGGACAAACACCTTGAGAATGGATGCTGGTGTCAGAAGGTTGGAAAACCAGCGAACTCACCAGGGAATTTAAGCTTCTGGGACTGAACCCATCAACATCGAGTGAACAAGACAAAAAAGCCAAATAACGTCTCAGTAAATGTCATCTATGAGTGCCTCATCCCTACGGTATGAAGTAGACACACATGCCTGGCTGGGACTTCCTCCCTGGAGACTCCTGTCCAAGCAACTTATATAACTTGACACCTTCCTCCCACCTTAGCCAGACATTAGGTTGAGTGTATGATACCGCCATCTTTATAGGTCAAAAATGTTAGCGTATCGGCAATTTCATATGGGCCAGCTGAATCCAGCCTCACACACACAGTACTAAGTCGTGCACACACAGCACCCCATGGGCCTCCGAGTCCCCAGCTAGCTCTGACCCCAGGACTGGAGAGCACTCACTCTTTGACTTCTTTGGAGGAGAAGTCCAGGTAACGATTGCTGATCCACTGAATCTCAAACCAGTCTCGAAAGCCATTGTTGCCACAGCATTTGAACTCGATCTGTAACAGGTCGATGGTCTTCTTCATGAAACACCGGCCGGGGGTGTCTGTGTCTCGGTAGTACTTCATGCCATTCTTGAGCCCCTGGGCCAGGGTGCTCTCCAGGGAGCCCCGCATTAGGAAGCAGCAGAGGGCCACCAGGAAGAGGACAATGTTGAAGAGGACACAGACGACCAGatacgacttcagccagggctTCCACTTGGCATACTTGGAGGGGTCCAGGGCGTCATAGCAGATCTTGCCAGCCAGAGAGTTGAAGACGCAGGAGAGCACCCCCATCCCTATCAAGGAGTTGGGCACAAAATGGCTCTCTGAATTATTCATCACATCACTCCTCTTCCGCAGCTCGATCTTAAGGAACAGCCCTAGGCTGAAGATGACGATGCCAGCCAACACGGAGAGCCAGTTCATGAGCCAGAGCCCTTGGGCCAACTTGACCCGCTTCTTCTGGTCAAATTTGACTTTCAGCAGCGCCATACTTGCTGGGTGCAGTCTAGGCAGCTTCCCAGGACACAGCAACTACTCCTGACCTTAGTGAGCCCAGGGGCTGAAGATTCAGGGCCTTGGGAAGGGAGCAGGTGGCCCACGCTTCAGGGAGCTGCTCCGGGAGCTGCCCATGTTGAGCCCCTTAGCCCGGGACCCCCGTTAACTCAGTAGTGGTAACAGGGGCCTCAGAGTCGCCGCTCATGAAGGGGCCAGTCTCTGCGGTGTTGCGGCAGCGTCCTTCCCAGCCAAGGAGGGAGAGCCTGAACGCTGCAGATTAAAAGTGGGGTCCACAAGACCTCACGCTAATCTCTTTAGCCAGCTTCATCCCATTAGATAAAGCCGTGCTAGTTTCAGAACATGGCCAGGAGGAGCCTCCACGAACGCCCCGGAGCAGAGAGCTCTGGGTTCAACATGAAGAATCAGGAACAGAAACAAGACTGGCCAGGGGAATGGGCTCTCCCTGAGGTCTGGCCCAGATCACCGGTCTCCCCAGAAGCCCGTTTCCAGGCCAAATGCCTTCAAATCTGAAACTTTC
Protein-coding sequences here:
- the PRPH2 gene encoding peripherin-2; this encodes MALLKVKFDQKKRVKLAQGLWLMNWLSVLAGIVIFSLGLFLKIELRKRSDVMNNSESHFVPNSLIGMGVLSCVFNSLAGKICYDALDPSKYAKWKPWLKSYLVVCVLFNIVLFLVALCCFLMRGSLESTLAQGLKNGMKYYRDTDTPGRCFMKKTIDLLQIEFKCCGNNGFRDWFEIQWISNRYLDFSSKEVKDRIKSNVDGRYLVDGVPFSCCNPNSPRPCIQYQLTNNSAHYSYDHQTEELNLWVRGCRAALLSYYGSLMNSMGAVTLLVWLFEVSVTIGLRYLHTALEGVSNPEDLECESEGWLLEKSVSETWKAFLESLKKLGKSNQVEAEGADAGQAPEAG